In the genome of Chloracidobacterium sp., one region contains:
- a CDS encoding IS1595 family transposase has translation MSKSTISTFQLFEAVPNQEAARIYLESRLWPNGVICPACKAGERITTRKGGYYRCNACKLDFTVRTGTIFERSHVPLHKWIYAMYLLVTARKGISSLQLGKEIGVTQKSAWFMLQRLREACGNDIDKLQGIVEIDETYIGGKEANKHANMKLNRGRGVVGKQAVLGMRERGGRTKAMHIKNASLPIIQQAIHNHVAVGSTIFTDEHGAYSDLNGLFFNHSAVNHSGGEYGRDGINTNSIESVWALLKRGITGVYHHVSPKHLDRYVAEFTFRLNFGNVKYHTLERLDSFVYASFNKRLTYKELTA, from the coding sequence ATGAGCAAAAGCACAATATCCACTTTTCAACTGTTCGAGGCGGTTCCTAATCAGGAAGCCGCTCGGATTTATCTCGAATCCCGCTTGTGGCCTAACGGCGTGATTTGTCCGGCTTGTAAGGCCGGTGAACGTATCACGACTAGGAAAGGCGGTTACTATCGCTGTAACGCTTGTAAACTGGATTTCACCGTCCGCACGGGCACGATCTTCGAGCGGTCGCACGTTCCGCTTCACAAGTGGATATATGCGATGTATTTGCTCGTTACCGCCCGTAAGGGCATCTCGTCGCTCCAACTGGGCAAAGAGATAGGCGTTACGCAAAAGTCCGCTTGGTTTATGCTCCAACGGCTCCGAGAGGCTTGCGGGAACGACATCGACAAACTGCAAGGCATTGTCGAAATTGATGAAACCTACATCGGCGGTAAAGAGGCCAACAAGCACGCCAATATGAAACTGAATCGCGGACGCGGGGTCGTTGGAAAGCAAGCCGTTCTTGGTATGCGTGAGCGCGGCGGTCGAACCAAAGCGATGCACATTAAGAACGCGAGTCTGCCGATCATTCAGCAAGCTATCCATAATCACGTTGCGGTTGGCTCTACGATCTTTACAGACGAACACGGTGCTTACAGCGACCTTAACGGGCTTTTCTTCAACCATTCGGCTGTCAACCACTCTGGCGGCGAATATGGACGCGACGGCATCAATACGAACTCGATTGAGAGCGTCTGGGCTTTGCTGAAACGCGGCATTACTGGCGTTTACCATCACGTTAGCCCGAAACATCTTGACCGCTACGTTGCTGAATTTACGTTTCGGCTCAATTTCGGAAACGTCAAATATCACACGCTCGAAAGGCTTGATAGCTTTGTTTACGCTTCCTTTAACAAACGATTGACCTACAAGGAGTTGACCGCATAA